The following proteins are encoded in a genomic region of Zea mays cultivar B73 chromosome 9, Zm-B73-REFERENCE-NAM-5.0, whole genome shotgun sequence:
- the LOC100192467 gene encoding uncharacterized protein LOC100192467, with the protein MGEPTRQELAEAALAGESAEQRNRFLVLRLYEALGSCDARRARKLLAPDLEWWFHGPPTRQHMMRLLTGADHQRHMSGGGGGGFAFSPRSVDAFGSTVVAEGGADDARQLYWVHAWTVGPDGVITQLREYFNTDLTVTLLAGTASAKKAAPPKKQQDAASSSTSSSSPPSAASSSAAAGSKCLWQSRRADSAHKSLPGLVLAI; encoded by the coding sequence ATGGGAGAGCCTACGCGGCAGGAGCTGGCGGAGGCGGCGCTCGCCGGGGAGTCGGCGGAGCAGCGCAACCGCTTCCTGGTGCTGCGGCTGTACGAGGCGCTCGGCTCCTGCGACGCGCGCCGGGCGCGGAAGCTGCTGGCGCCCGACCTCGAGTGGTGGTTCCACGGCCCCCCCACGCGCCAGCACATGATGCGCCTCCTCACCGGCGCGGACCACCAGCGCCAcatgagcggcggcggcggcggcgggttcGCCTTCTCCCCGCGCTCCGTCGACGCCTTCGGGTCCACCGTCGTCGCGGAGGGCGGCGCTGACGACGCGCGCCAGCTCTACTGGGTGCACGCCTGGACCGTGGGGCCCGACGGGGTCATTACCCAGCTCAGGGAGTACTTCAACACCGACCTCACCGTCACCCTCCTCGCCGGCACTGCCTCCGCCAAGAAAGCTGCTCCGCCTAAGAAGCAGCAGGACGCTGCCTCTTCTTCTACCTCCTCCTCCTCACCCCCCTCGGCTGCGTCGTCGTCTGCAGCTGCAGGGTCCAAGTGCCTGTGGCAGAGCCGCCGCGCCGACAGCGCGCACAAGTCGCTGCCGGGCCTCGTCCTCGCCATCTGA